A genomic stretch from Streptomyces sp. QL37 includes:
- a CDS encoding FAD-linked oxidase C-terminal domain-containing protein, whose amino-acid sequence MRGACGRERWSAAVPKPNAADGIPADKVITDPDSLGRYAHDEAEWAPAGQPLAVVRPQDTDEVRAVVAYCVEHRIPVIPRGAGTGLSGGANAVDGAVVLSFEDMNRILRIDPVERIAVVQPGVVNDDLRAACAGQGLWYPPDPASSPWSTIGGNTATNAGGMCCVKYGVTRDYVLGLEVVNGLGETVRVGRQTAKGVAGYDLCGLFVGSEGTLGVITEITVKLRGARPAERTVAGFFDSVVAAGDAVSRVTAAGIVPSALELLDRHCLKAVDEWKNMGLSADANAILLGRVDTPGAAGDAEAEAVRACFAEAGAAWAEVSTDQAEADALFQARRLAYPALERLGPVLTEDVVVPRSRVPQMLARIEEIAGAHDVLIANIAHAGDGNLHPLIITEPGDDAARARAQLAFEDILDAAISFGGTVTGEHGVGLLKMGGMDREVGPVNLAMQRAVKAALDPHGILNPGKVVVSGAPLAY is encoded by the coding sequence ATGCGGGGTGCGTGTGGGCGAGAGAGGTGGTCAGCGGCAGTGCCGAAGCCGAACGCAGCCGACGGGATACCGGCGGACAAGGTCATCACCGACCCGGACAGCCTGGGCCGTTACGCGCACGACGAGGCGGAGTGGGCCCCGGCGGGGCAGCCCCTGGCCGTCGTGCGGCCCCAGGACACCGACGAGGTGCGGGCCGTCGTCGCGTACTGCGTCGAACACCGCATCCCGGTGATCCCGCGCGGTGCGGGCACGGGCCTGTCGGGCGGGGCCAACGCGGTGGACGGCGCCGTCGTCCTCTCCTTCGAGGACATGAACCGGATCCTGCGCATCGATCCGGTGGAGCGCATCGCCGTCGTCCAGCCGGGCGTCGTCAACGACGATCTGCGCGCCGCGTGTGCCGGACAGGGCCTCTGGTACCCGCCGGACCCGGCGAGCTCGCCCTGGTCGACGATCGGCGGCAACACCGCCACCAACGCGGGCGGCATGTGCTGCGTCAAGTACGGCGTGACCCGCGACTACGTGCTCGGACTCGAGGTCGTCAACGGCCTCGGCGAGACCGTGCGGGTGGGCCGGCAGACCGCGAAGGGGGTCGCCGGGTACGACCTCTGCGGCCTGTTCGTCGGCTCCGAGGGCACCCTCGGCGTGATCACCGAGATCACCGTGAAACTGCGCGGGGCGCGGCCGGCGGAACGTACCGTGGCGGGCTTCTTCGACTCCGTCGTCGCGGCCGGCGACGCGGTGAGCCGGGTGACGGCGGCGGGCATCGTGCCCTCGGCGCTCGAACTCCTCGACCGGCACTGCCTGAAGGCCGTCGACGAGTGGAAGAACATGGGCCTGTCGGCGGACGCGAACGCGATCCTGCTCGGCCGTGTGGACACCCCGGGAGCCGCGGGCGACGCCGAGGCCGAAGCCGTACGGGCCTGTTTCGCGGAGGCCGGAGCGGCCTGGGCCGAGGTCTCCACCGACCAGGCCGAGGCCGACGCCCTGTTCCAGGCCCGCCGGCTCGCCTACCCGGCGCTGGAGCGGCTGGGGCCGGTGCTCACCGAGGACGTCGTCGTGCCGCGCTCCCGGGTGCCGCAGATGCTCGCGCGCATCGAGGAGATCGCCGGCGCCCACGACGTCCTCATCGCCAACATCGCCCATGCCGGTGACGGGAACCTCCATCCCCTGATCATCACCGAACCCGGCGACGACGCCGCCAGGGCCCGCGCCCAGCTCGCCTTCGAGGACATCCTCGACGCGGCGATCTCCTTCGGCGGCACGGTCACCGGTGAACACGGGGTGGGCCTGCTGAAGATGGGCGGCATGGACCGCGAGGTGGGCCCCGTCAACCTCGCCATGCAGCGAGCGGTCAAGGCTGCCCTGGACCCCCACGGCATTCTCAACCCGGGCAAGGTCGTCGTGTCGGGAGCGCCGCTGGCGTACTGA
- a CDS encoding Rrf2 family transcriptional regulator: MRLTRFTDVALRVLMRLTVTTEGEDPPTTREVAATVQVPYTHTAKVVARLQHLGLVEARRGRGGGLALTTAGRSASIGALVRQLEGPGEVVECEGGTPCPLRSACLLRSALRRAEEAFYASLDPLTVGDLVSSPTGPLLMGISRGRPAPG, translated from the coding sequence ATGCGGCTGACGCGATTCACCGATGTGGCGCTCCGGGTGCTCATGCGCCTGACCGTCACGACGGAGGGCGAGGACCCACCGACCACCCGGGAGGTGGCGGCCACCGTGCAGGTGCCGTACACCCACACGGCGAAGGTCGTCGCCCGCCTCCAGCATCTCGGCCTGGTCGAGGCGCGGCGCGGCAGGGGCGGGGGCCTCGCCCTCACCACCGCCGGCCGGTCGGCCTCGATCGGCGCCCTGGTGAGGCAGCTGGAAGGGCCGGGTGAGGTCGTCGAATGCGAGGGCGGCACACCATGCCCCCTGCGCTCCGCCTGCCTGCTCCGCTCCGCACTGCGCCGGGCGGAGGAGGCGTTCTACGCCTCGCTGGACCCGCTCACGGTCGGCGATCTCGTCTCCTCCCCCACCGGCCCTCTGCTGATGGGCATCAGCAGAGGCCGCCCCGCACCCGGCTGA
- a CDS encoding questin oxidase family protein: protein MDTTGTLDEALQRLHVSGPERFGRLSNHAPMAVEALAANGQSSAVHRWLDLYASRLEEFPSGVEPVTDADWRSALGDPRRAADWIGYFGRELADHPWREVLTLWWPRLLPGVYGGATHPVIRVGHAVRTLLAGEETGPRLTELAHGLGYWAARHHPVTGLAPAPGAGSAAAALDTVAPLGEREGGFSDRLGRIRSLPVWAAGVTDPAEARRRLTELVRAATHRYATHGHGEATMLVHAATAPNAVLRTLPALPEALWVPSLQAAWTASAAVTAMYAPDAPVAYVPPGRMTSEEVMERALAHGDEHVIKLTDTAVDFGDEQSLAAALRAVELSEPLR from the coding sequence ATGGATACGACAGGCACTCTCGACGAGGCTCTCCAGCGGCTGCACGTCTCCGGCCCCGAGCGGTTCGGACGGCTCAGCAACCACGCCCCGATGGCCGTGGAGGCCCTCGCCGCCAACGGTCAGTCGTCCGCCGTGCACCGCTGGCTCGACCTGTACGCCTCCAGGCTGGAGGAATTCCCCTCCGGCGTGGAGCCGGTCACGGACGCCGACTGGCGTTCCGCACTCGGCGACCCGCGCCGCGCCGCCGACTGGATCGGCTACTTCGGCCGGGAGCTCGCCGACCACCCCTGGCGCGAGGTGCTCACGCTCTGGTGGCCGCGCCTCCTGCCCGGCGTGTACGGCGGAGCGACGCATCCGGTGATCCGCGTGGGCCACGCGGTCCGCACGCTCCTGGCGGGCGAGGAGACCGGACCGCGTCTCACCGAACTCGCCCACGGCCTCGGTTACTGGGCGGCCCGCCACCACCCCGTCACCGGCCTCGCCCCCGCGCCCGGCGCCGGCAGCGCCGCCGCGGCCCTCGACACGGTGGCGCCACTCGGCGAACGGGAGGGCGGCTTCTCCGACCGGCTCGGCCGGATCAGGAGCCTGCCGGTGTGGGCCGCCGGGGTCACCGACCCCGCCGAGGCCCGCCGCCGGCTCACCGAACTGGTCCGGGCGGCCACCCACCGGTACGCCACCCACGGCCACGGCGAGGCGACGATGCTGGTCCACGCGGCCACGGCCCCCAACGCCGTCCTGCGGACCCTCCCCGCACTCCCGGAGGCCCTTTGGGTGCCGAGCCTCCAGGCCGCCTGGACCGCGTCCGCGGCGGTGACCGCCATGTACGCGCCCGACGCCCCGGTGGCCTACGTACCGCCGGGCCGGATGACTTCCGAAGAGGTCATGGAACGTGCCCTGGCCCACGGCGACGAGCACGTCATCAAGCTGACCGACACGGCCGTGGACTTCGGCGACGAGCAGTCGCTCGCGGCGGCCCTGCGCGCCGTCGAGCTCAGCGAACCCCTTCGGTAG
- a CDS encoding family 2B encapsulin nanocompartment shell protein, whose product MSVGEEVRDTQPPQQSLGTAAARNLATTTKSAPQMQEITSRWLLRMLPWVQVQGGTYRVNRRLSYSVGDGRVTFVQTGDRVSVIPAELGELPALREFGDEEVLAELARRCEQRDVAAGEVLVASGEAADRVHLLAHGKIEKIGTGPYGDETVLGVLADGSYFGDHVLLDGDATWEYTARAVTACTLLTLRRSDVLNLAARADSLRDHLAGLLAIPHQRTNRYGEAEIDLSAGHVGETVVPHTFVDYESAPREYELSVAQTVLKVHSRVADLYNQPMNQTEQQLRLTVEALRERQEHELINNREFGLLNNCDYGQRLQPHDGAPGPDDMDELLSRRRGSKLFLAHPRAIAAFGRECNRRGLVPESVEVGGHHVPAWRGVPIFPCNKIPVTDARTTSIICMRTGEEDQGVIGLQQSGIPDEIEPSLSVRFMGIDEQAIISYLVTAYYSAAVLVPDALGVLENVEVSRWR is encoded by the coding sequence ATGTCCGTTGGTGAAGAGGTTCGCGACACGCAGCCGCCGCAGCAGAGTCTCGGCACAGCGGCTGCGCGGAACCTCGCGACGACGACCAAGTCCGCCCCGCAGATGCAGGAGATCACCTCGCGGTGGCTGCTGCGCATGCTGCCGTGGGTGCAGGTGCAGGGCGGCACATACCGGGTGAACCGGCGGCTGAGCTACTCCGTCGGAGACGGCAGGGTGACCTTCGTCCAGACCGGCGACCGGGTCTCGGTCATCCCCGCCGAGCTCGGAGAACTTCCGGCCCTGCGCGAATTCGGTGACGAGGAGGTACTGGCCGAGCTGGCACGCCGGTGCGAGCAGCGCGACGTCGCGGCCGGTGAAGTGCTCGTCGCGTCGGGCGAAGCGGCGGACCGGGTCCATCTGCTGGCCCACGGCAAGATCGAGAAGATCGGGACCGGGCCGTACGGCGACGAGACGGTGCTCGGTGTCCTCGCCGACGGCTCCTACTTCGGCGACCATGTCCTGCTCGACGGCGATGCCACCTGGGAGTACACGGCCCGTGCCGTGACCGCCTGCACGCTGCTGACCCTGCGCCGGTCGGACGTGCTCAACCTCGCGGCCCGGGCGGACTCGCTCCGTGACCACCTCGCGGGGCTGCTCGCCATCCCGCACCAGCGGACCAACCGCTACGGCGAGGCCGAGATCGACCTGTCCGCGGGGCATGTGGGGGAGACCGTCGTCCCGCACACCTTCGTCGACTACGAGTCGGCGCCCCGTGAGTACGAACTGAGCGTCGCGCAGACGGTGCTGAAGGTCCACAGCAGGGTGGCCGACCTCTACAACCAGCCGATGAACCAGACCGAGCAGCAGTTGCGGCTCACGGTCGAGGCGCTGCGCGAGCGCCAGGAACACGAGCTCATCAACAACCGGGAGTTCGGCCTGCTCAACAACTGCGACTACGGGCAGCGTCTCCAGCCCCACGACGGAGCGCCCGGCCCGGACGACATGGACGAGCTCCTGTCACGCCGGCGCGGATCGAAGCTGTTCCTCGCCCACCCGCGCGCCATCGCCGCCTTCGGCCGCGAGTGCAACAGGCGCGGCCTGGTGCCGGAGAGCGTCGAGGTCGGCGGACACCACGTGCCGGCGTGGCGAGGGGTGCCGATCTTCCCGTGCAACAAGATCCCGGTCACCGACGCCCGCACCACATCGATCATCTGCATGAGGACCGGTGAGGAGGACCAGGGCGTCATCGGGCTCCAGCAGAGCGGCATCCCGGACGAGATCGAACCGAGCCTCTCGGTCCGCTTCATGGGTATCGACGAGCA